One region of Vibrio pelagius genomic DNA includes:
- a CDS encoding DUF411 domain-containing protein → MIRKVLTLTALTFMSGQALAANVLNHKSPYCGCCTDWTVHMQEAGFTVTEKLHDNMNAVKQKLGVAPELASCHTAEIDGYVFEGHIPADDIKAFLDNPPRNAIGLAVPGMPMGSPGMEYGDQKDEYSVYAFNEKGQVFEYRHYKGN, encoded by the coding sequence ATGATTCGTAAAGTTCTCACTCTCACGGCACTTACTTTTATGTCTGGACAAGCATTGGCTGCCAACGTGCTTAATCACAAATCTCCTTACTGTGGCTGCTGTACAGATTGGACCGTTCACATGCAAGAAGCTGGATTTACAGTAACAGAAAAGCTCCACGACAACATGAACGCGGTTAAGCAAAAACTTGGCGTAGCACCAGAGCTCGCCTCTTGCCATACAGCTGAGATCGATGGCTATGTATTCGAAGGTCACATCCCTGCTGATGACATCAAAGCTTTCTTAGATAACCCACCACGCAATGCTATTGGTCTTGCCGTTCCGGGGATGCCGATGGGATCACCAGGTATGGAGTATGGCGACCAAAAGGATGAGTATTCGGTATACGCTTTCAATGAGAAAGGTCAGGTGTTCGAGTATCGCCACTACAAAGGCAACTAA
- a CDS encoding heavy metal translocating P-type ATPase, whose amino-acid sequence MNHYMTPLNGLNCMGCAKKVRNLLSDVENTDINDLSPTYIDVVTPLSYREISELIGTLGYSIGHQWHLSLSGLNCGKCVNKLTSALREHPQIGTFDVSKTELTLTTQLSEEEVIECVEAVGYQARPYSEDTDTVEDRKEANSENTPVQDSTEQAHAYHLVLQGMTCASCVSSVEKALKSVNHIERVQVNLAEQTALVFSSSSRDQIEQPLLQAVKDAGYQADFVEDAQTQQEQQQRQHTKLQRSFLINSISALALGVPMMAWGLFGGSMMIESTNDQIGWGLMGFICLVLLATSGRQFFINAWQSLQHKRATMDTLVALGTGAAWLYSMLVVIAPSWFPQASRHVYFEASAMIIGLISLGHYIEAKAKARTTQSLQALINLQPQQATAIIDGKEQSIAVEAIEVGMQIRVKPGEKMPIDGVVVSGESYVDESMLTGEPLPNIKKAADKVSAGTINGDGTLVIETTGTGSSTMLARIIQMVRQAQSTKPAIAKLADSISAVFVPVVVAIAAIAAGVWFVFGPEPSASYMLVVSTTVLIIACPCALGLATPLSVTVGVGKAAELGILIKDADVLQSASKVDAVVFDKTGTLTEGKPQVQQVFSYNTTEAELMTLAYSLEVASEHPLAKAICQHAQSLSLEIQPVSEFENLRGQGIKAKIDDQWVQVGSLSFMKSLGIQLETAVSAIEACNQAAWTPIFVSKNHQLEGIIGVSDTLKSDSKLAIQQLQNRGVHTVLLTGDNQAVAQAIGAQLGIDDVISDVLPDQKAEHIVKLQQRYYQVAMVGDGINDAPALAQADVGIAMGSGSDVAIESAQMTLLNSSPVSVSNAIELSQATVKNMKQNLFGAFVYNSLGIPIAAGVLYPFFGFLLSPVVAGAAMALSSITVVSNANRLRLFKTTDNKNQ is encoded by the coding sequence ATGAACCACTACATGACCCCATTGAACGGCTTAAACTGCATGGGTTGCGCAAAAAAAGTGCGTAACTTACTCAGTGACGTCGAGAATACCGACATCAACGACTTGTCTCCGACCTATATTGATGTGGTGACACCTTTAAGTTATCGCGAGATTTCAGAGCTAATCGGTACGCTGGGTTATTCTATTGGTCATCAGTGGCACTTATCTCTGTCTGGCTTAAACTGCGGCAAGTGCGTCAACAAACTCACATCGGCGCTACGAGAACACCCGCAAATTGGCACGTTCGATGTCTCTAAAACAGAACTGACACTAACCACCCAGCTTTCTGAGGAAGAGGTTATCGAGTGTGTAGAGGCAGTAGGTTATCAAGCACGCCCATATTCAGAAGACACTGACACCGTTGAAGATAGAAAAGAAGCTAACTCAGAGAATACTCCGGTTCAGGATTCAACGGAGCAAGCACACGCGTATCACCTAGTTTTACAGGGCATGACCTGTGCTAGCTGTGTCTCTTCAGTCGAAAAAGCGCTTAAGTCTGTTAATCATATCGAACGAGTTCAAGTTAACCTCGCCGAGCAAACCGCGCTCGTCTTTAGTTCGAGCAGCCGTGATCAGATAGAACAACCGCTTCTGCAAGCCGTAAAAGATGCTGGCTATCAAGCGGACTTTGTAGAAGATGCTCAGACTCAGCAAGAACAGCAGCAGCGTCAGCATACGAAGCTTCAGCGATCGTTTTTGATCAACTCGATCTCAGCATTGGCTCTGGGTGTGCCTATGATGGCATGGGGATTATTCGGCGGTAGCATGATGATCGAAAGTACCAATGACCAGATCGGTTGGGGCTTGATGGGGTTCATCTGCTTGGTACTACTTGCGACCTCGGGTCGACAATTCTTTATCAATGCATGGCAATCTTTACAGCATAAACGAGCAACCATGGACACCTTGGTCGCTCTCGGCACGGGTGCTGCATGGTTGTATTCAATGTTGGTCGTCATCGCACCAAGCTGGTTCCCGCAAGCGTCACGTCATGTCTATTTTGAAGCGAGCGCAATGATCATCGGTCTTATCTCTCTAGGGCACTATATTGAGGCCAAAGCTAAGGCTCGTACCACCCAATCATTGCAGGCCCTAATTAACCTTCAACCTCAACAAGCGACCGCGATTATTGATGGCAAAGAGCAGTCTATTGCCGTGGAAGCTATTGAAGTCGGTATGCAGATTCGAGTGAAGCCCGGTGAAAAGATGCCGATCGATGGTGTTGTTGTCTCGGGCGAATCGTATGTCGATGAGTCGATGCTTACTGGCGAACCTCTACCGAACATTAAGAAAGCTGCAGACAAGGTCTCAGCGGGCACTATTAATGGTGACGGCACCCTTGTAATAGAAACGACGGGTACAGGTTCTAGCACTATGCTTGCTCGTATTATTCAGATGGTTCGACAGGCACAGAGCACTAAACCTGCTATTGCCAAATTAGCCGACTCTATTTCGGCAGTATTTGTGCCTGTTGTTGTCGCGATTGCCGCTATTGCCGCTGGGGTTTGGTTTGTTTTCGGTCCTGAACCTAGCGCAAGTTACATGCTGGTTGTCTCAACCACAGTTCTTATCATCGCTTGTCCTTGTGCACTTGGGTTGGCAACACCTCTATCAGTCACCGTAGGTGTAGGCAAAGCAGCCGAACTAGGCATACTGATTAAAGATGCCGATGTACTGCAATCTGCAAGCAAGGTTGATGCAGTAGTGTTTGATAAAACGGGCACCTTGACCGAGGGCAAACCCCAAGTACAACAGGTGTTTAGTTACAACACCACTGAAGCTGAACTCATGACTCTCGCTTACTCTTTAGAGGTTGCTTCAGAGCATCCACTGGCTAAAGCGATATGTCAGCATGCCCAGTCTTTAAGCCTTGAGATCCAGCCAGTTTCAGAGTTTGAAAACCTACGCGGTCAAGGTATCAAAGCCAAGATTGATGACCAATGGGTGCAAGTGGGATCGCTCAGCTTTATGAAGAGTCTCGGTATCCAGCTTGAGACTGCAGTGAGCGCAATTGAAGCGTGTAACCAAGCTGCCTGGACTCCTATTTTTGTCTCTAAAAACCATCAGCTAGAAGGCATTATCGGCGTTTCTGACACATTGAAAAGCGACAGTAAGTTAGCGATTCAACAATTACAAAATCGCGGTGTTCATACTGTGCTGCTGACTGGTGACAACCAAGCGGTCGCTCAAGCAATTGGCGCTCAATTAGGAATTGATGATGTCATCTCCGACGTACTACCTGACCAAAAAGCAGAACATATCGTCAAGCTGCAACAGCGCTATTATCAAGTTGCGATGGTTGGCGATGGTATCAATGATGCGCCCGCGCTTGCTCAAGCCGATGTCGGTATCGCAATGGGCAGTGGTAGCGATGTCGCCATCGAAAGTGCACAAATGACACTGCTTAACTCTTCTCCGGTTTCGGTAAGCAACGCGATTGAGTTATCGCAAGCTACGGTGAAGAATATGAAACAAAACCTATTTGGAGCTTTTGTTTATAATTCGCTCGGCATTCCAATTGCTGCGGGTGTGCTTTATCCATTTTTCGGGTTCTTATTGAGCCCAGTGGTGGCGGGAGCTGCGATGGCTCTATCTTCCATAACCGTTGTAAGCAACGCAAACCGCTTACGACTATTCAAAACCACCGACAATAAAAACCAATAA
- a CDS encoding Sbal_3080 family lipoprotein, with product MKNALILFAVALLAGCSAPKYSGNALPDANSIENVTIVEDTKTRSVFLDSMLDWCLNNQVKCKVVTDGSEHKPEEVTLDYVSRWSWDFRTFVADAKISAYQGQKRVGNVEFKAPNSANLSKFGDDMERIKAMMDILFDKKTAQEATQMIADEKL from the coding sequence ATGAAAAACGCCCTAATCCTATTCGCCGTTGCACTACTGGCTGGTTGTAGCGCGCCTAAATACTCAGGCAACGCTCTGCCAGACGCAAACAGTATTGAAAACGTCACGATTGTAGAAGACACCAAGACACGTTCTGTGTTTCTTGATTCTATGCTTGACTGGTGTTTGAACAACCAAGTGAAGTGTAAGGTTGTCACAGATGGCTCTGAACACAAGCCTGAAGAAGTCACCTTAGACTATGTCTCTCGCTGGAGTTGGGATTTTAGAACCTTCGTCGCAGACGCCAAGATCTCAGCTTACCAAGGCCAAAAGCGCGTCGGTAACGTTGAGTTTAAAGCGCCAAATAGTGCCAACTTATCTAAGTTCGGCGATGATATGGAACGCATCAAAGCGATGATGGACATCTTATTTGACAAGAAGACAGCTCAAGAAGCGACTCAAATGATTGCCGATGAGAAACTGTAA
- the gltX gene encoding glutamate--tRNA ligase — protein sequence MTVKTRFAPSPTGYLHVGGARTALYSWLFAKNQGGEFVLRIEDTDLERNSQEAVDAILEGMQWMGMEWDEGPYFQSKRFDRYNEMVDKLLAEDKAYKCYASKELLDEIRAEQEANKEMARYDANHPKVVAANAAAKEGDACVIRFRNPKEGSVVFEDQIRGRIEIANSQLDDLIIRRTDGAPTYNFVVVVDDWDMGITHVVRGEDHINNTPRQINIYEALGAPVPTFAHCAMILGDDGAKLSKRHGAVSVMQYRDEGYLPNALNNYLVRLGWSHGDQEIFSQEEMINLFSLDAISKSASAFNTEKLLWLNNHYIKTSEPEYVAKYLQWHLDEQKIDTANGPAITEVIKLVGERCNTLIELAEQSRYFYEDFSEFEAGAAKKHLRGVAKGPLELALAKVEALEEFTTANIKDGVIAAVCEELEIGMGKIGMPLRVAVTGGGQSPSVDAVMELVGKERVIARIKMALEFIAEREANA from the coding sequence ATGACGGTTAAAACTCGTTTTGCTCCTAGCCCAACTGGCTATCTTCACGTTGGTGGTGCACGTACTGCACTTTACTCTTGGCTATTCGCTAAAAACCAAGGCGGTGAATTCGTTCTACGTATCGAAGACACAGACTTGGAGCGTAACTCTCAAGAAGCGGTAGATGCAATTCTAGAGGGCATGCAATGGATGGGTATGGAGTGGGACGAAGGCCCTTACTTCCAATCTAAGCGTTTTGATCGTTACAACGAAATGGTTGATAAGCTACTTGCTGAAGACAAAGCATACAAATGTTACGCGTCTAAAGAGCTGCTTGACGAAATTCGTGCAGAGCAAGAAGCAAACAAAGAGATGGCTCGCTACGATGCAAACCACCCTAAAGTTGTTGCAGCGAACGCAGCAGCAAAAGAAGGTGATGCGTGCGTTATCCGTTTCCGCAACCCGAAAGAGGGCAGCGTAGTATTTGAGGACCAAATCCGTGGTCGTATTGAAATTGCTAACAGCCAACTTGATGATCTAATCATTCGTCGTACAGACGGCGCTCCTACTTACAACTTCGTAGTAGTAGTGGATGACTGGGACATGGGTATCACACACGTTGTTCGTGGTGAAGACCACATCAACAACACACCTCGTCAAATCAACATCTATGAAGCACTGGGCGCGCCAGTTCCAACATTCGCTCACTGTGCAATGATCCTAGGTGATGACGGTGCGAAACTGTCTAAGCGTCACGGTGCTGTATCAGTAATGCAATACCGCGATGAAGGTTACCTACCAAACGCACTAAACAACTACCTAGTACGTTTAGGTTGGTCTCACGGTGACCAAGAGATCTTCTCTCAAGAAGAGATGATTAACCTATTCAGCCTAGATGCAATCAGCAAGTCTGCGTCTGCGTTCAACACTGAAAAACTACTTTGGTTGAACAACCACTACATCAAGACTTCTGAGCCTGAGTACGTTGCAAAATACCTGCAATGGCACCTAGACGAGCAGAAGATTGATACAGCAAACGGCCCAGCTATCACAGAAGTGATTAAGCTAGTCGGCGAGCGTTGTAACACGCTGATCGAACTTGCAGAGCAATCTCGTTACTTCTACGAAGATTTCTCTGAGTTTGAAGCGGGTGCGGCGAAGAAGCACTTACGTGGTGTTGCTAAAGGTCCACTAGAGCTTGCTCTTGCTAAAGTTGAAGCGCTTGAAGAGTTCACAACAGCAAACATCAAAGACGGTGTGATCGCAGCAGTCTGTGAAGAGCTAGAGATCGGCATGGGTAAAATCGGTATGCCACTTCGCGTAGCAGTGACAGGTGGCGGTCAGTCTCCTTCTGTGGATGCTGTGATGGAGCTTGTTGGTAAAGAGCGCGTTATCGCTCGCATCAAGATGGCTCTTGAGTTCATCGCAGAGCGTGAAGCTAACGCTTAA
- a CDS encoding beta-ketoacyl-ACP synthase — protein MTRRVVVTGMSGVTAFGNNWQDIEPKLKACENATQYMPSFEQYDGLNTKLAAPIDDFQLPKHYKRKQVRGMGRVSRLATVATENALEQAGLIGHDVLTNGETGIAYGSSTGSTDAVGAFGVMLNEKSTRAITATTYVQMMPHTAAVNVGLFFGLRGRVIPTSSACTSGSQAIGYAYEAIKHGYQTVMVAGGGEELCPTESAVFDTLFATSLKNDTPKKSPSPYDSERDGLVIGEGAGTLILEEYEHAVARGAKIYAEIIGFASNCDAAHVTQPQMETMQICMEKALKDADLAADKIGYVSAHGTATEKGDIAESNATANIFGEVPISSLKSYFGHTLGACGAIEAWLSLEMMHSGWFSPTLNLENVDEQCGKLDYITGSGRELDVKYLMSNNFAFGGINTSIIFKKI, from the coding sequence ATGACCCGCCGTGTAGTCGTTACTGGAATGTCAGGCGTTACAGCCTTTGGCAACAACTGGCAAGATATCGAACCAAAACTAAAAGCGTGCGAGAACGCGACTCAGTACATGCCAAGCTTTGAGCAATATGACGGCCTCAACACCAAACTCGCTGCACCAATTGACGATTTCCAACTGCCAAAGCACTACAAGCGCAAGCAAGTTCGTGGCATGGGTCGTGTATCTCGCCTAGCAACGGTCGCGACCGAGAATGCTCTTGAGCAAGCTGGCTTAATTGGGCATGACGTATTAACCAATGGTGAAACTGGTATTGCTTACGGCTCTTCAACCGGCAGTACTGATGCAGTTGGTGCGTTTGGTGTGATGCTGAATGAGAAATCGACACGAGCAATTACAGCTACCACATACGTACAGATGATGCCGCACACAGCTGCAGTTAACGTGGGTCTGTTCTTCGGACTTCGTGGTCGTGTTATTCCCACCAGCAGTGCATGTACGTCCGGAAGCCAAGCCATCGGCTACGCTTATGAAGCGATCAAGCACGGCTACCAAACTGTGATGGTTGCAGGTGGTGGTGAAGAGCTTTGCCCAACAGAATCTGCGGTGTTCGATACCCTTTTTGCAACCAGTTTGAAAAACGACACACCCAAGAAATCACCAAGTCCATACGACAGTGAACGCGATGGCCTAGTGATTGGTGAAGGCGCTGGTACTCTGATTCTTGAAGAGTACGAGCATGCAGTAGCACGTGGCGCTAAGATTTATGCGGAAATCATCGGCTTTGCCAGCAACTGTGATGCCGCCCACGTAACCCAGCCGCAAATGGAAACCATGCAGATCTGTATGGAAAAAGCCCTCAAAGATGCAGACCTTGCTGCAGACAAAATTGGTTATGTTTCAGCACACGGCACCGCGACAGAGAAAGGTGACATTGCCGAGAGTAATGCAACAGCGAACATCTTCGGTGAAGTGCCAATCAGCTCTCTCAAGAGTTACTTTGGTCATACACTAGGCGCGTGTGGTGCGATTGAAGCATGGCTCAGCCTAGAAATGATGCATAGCGGTTGGTTCAGTCCAACGCTTAACCTTGAAAATGTGGATGAACAGTGCGGTAAACTGGATTACATCACGGGCTCTGGTCGCGAATTGGATGTTAAATACCTAATGAGCAACAACTTTGCCTTTGGCGGTATCAACACCTCTATCATCTTTAAGAAAATCTAG